The Drosophila santomea strain STO CAGO 1482 unplaced genomic scaffold, Prin_Dsan_1.1 Segkk85_quiver_pilon_scaf, whole genome shotgun sequence genome includes a region encoding these proteins:
- the LOC122756645 gene encoding translation initiation factor IF-2-like encodes MESARVCVPESGSDGVTEGDRQSDGEVRVQHQTVQGEPHQSSSSNKQDQDDRANRLRYSPEKDGAIKIGTSSATDEARRDDSQADGYRPGRPKRRRQSLQNRGTTSPEGGESSRKGTDADGDRPTGPERSDQPPNGNNWRRRPEAGEPGRKGPVDDGERPDGPDQSGAPPEGRRGTPEEKPGARRTAGAEPTSTGPYDNDNRQDQGSSGHSAKGQRDESRGICVAGQGYPRAPHRDHQRVGVDGANRSQDIGRSHGKNKGKPGAKTEKDPTAMAGKRRRKVVAHHIEPWQLCDGSRIILHADFRVQQHLLTLIPGYSTEFGAAAYGRPRPRTKTRGTKSLAVEDGN; translated from the exons ATGGAAAGTGCTAGGGTTTGTGTCCCCG AGTCAGGATCAGACGGAGTCACAGAAGGCGATCGGCAGAGCGATGGAGAAGTTCGAGTCCAGCATCAAACGGTTCAAGGAGAACCTcaccagagcagcagcagcaacaagcagGACCAGGATGATCGAGCCAACCGCCTACGGTACAGTCCGGAAAAGGACGGCGCCATTAAAATTGGCACCTCCTCGGCGACCGACGAGGCACGACGCGACGACTCCCAAGCAGACGGATACCGTCCAGGAAGGCCGAAGCGGCGCAGGCAATCACTCCAGAACCGAGGGACCACCAGCCCGGAGGGGGGCGAGTCATCCCGCAAGGGCACCGACGCAGACGGGGATCGTCCAACCGGGCCCGAGCGGAGTGACCAACCACCCAACGGGAACAACTGGCGGAGGAGACCCGAGGCAGGCGAGCCAGGAAGGAAGGGCCCAGTCGATGACGGGGAACGTCCGGATGGGCCCGACCAGAGTGGCGCACCTCCCGAGGGCCGAAGGGGAACACCCGAGGAGAAGCCGGGAGCCAGGCGAACGGCGGGCGCTGAACCAACAAGCACAGGCCCGtacgacaacgacaacaggCAAGATCAGGGTAGCAGCGGGCACTCCGCCAAAGGACAACGAGACGAGAGCCGTGGAATCTGCGTCGCCGGACAGGGATATCCTCGAGCTCCACACCGAGACCATCAACGAGTTGGGGTGGACGGTGCCAACCGGAGCCAGGATATCGGACGAAGTCATGGCAAAAATAAGGGCAAACCTGgtgcaaaaaccgaaaaggaCCCAACGGCGATGGCTGGAAAAAGACGGAGAAAGGTGGTGGCGCATCATATCGAACCGTGGCAATTATGTGACG ggtcccgtataattctccaCGCCGACTTCAGGGTCCAACAGCATCTGCTTACGTTGATTCCAGGGTACTCGACGGAATTCGGAGCAGCCGCGTACGGAAGACCGCGTCCCCGGACGAAGACGCGAGGAACGAAAAGCCTCGCTGTGGAAGACGGAAACTAG